One Coffea eugenioides isolate CCC68of chromosome 2, Ceug_1.0, whole genome shotgun sequence genomic window, GGATTTTTTCTATTGAAAATGAGGCTGCGGCTCTTACATATACAAACAAAAACAGGGCTGCTATTTTTGCACCCTACTGATTCATATGTGACACTAAAACTGGAGACTGCGACTCTTATGTCCCTTATGGTGTTTTATGACTTTTATCCCATGTCACCGCCCTTACATCCTAAGAATGAAATCAACATTACTAACCAATAAACTAACACCGCGTGGCTAAGTAAACTAAGCATTTACTACTGACTTGGTATAATATGTCTACATTATTTGCATTTTGCAATTACATccccccctcccctcccctcccaaCGAGTTCTagaaaatcatatttttttatctcCTTTTAAGATTTTGGGAATTTTGAAATACTCTTATACGTCATAAGCTATTTGTCCTCctaaaaatttcaaagaattTTATGTTGACTCCAAGATTCAAATGCATGCGTATTTCGTCCCCATTAAATCAAATTTCCTACCTCTATGCAGTTCATATATCTAGGATAACAAAAACTTATGATTACACGTCTAGAATCTTTACGCTGAATTAAGTGCCAAATGCATGCGGTCTAATTTATAGATTAATTTAACAATGACATAAATCCATTGCTTGGTAATGGAAAAGAATGAACCGGACACGTAGTCTTTAAATTGCTTAGCTAACAGTGACAAAGAAAGGTATAGATTCTTGCGTGATAGAGAAAGATGTGGCagtggtttttcttttttagccTTGTTGCTTTGATCAATAAAAGCTCTTATTatttgccccaaaaaaaaaagaaaggtatAGATTGGAAATGATTCTACAAAgtagccattttttttttatttcctttccctatttgtcatttttttaagggcaaattacactttaccctcCTGTAATTTAGTGTTTTTGTTCATAACCCCCatatggtttcaaaaactatatgtaACCCCCTCATGATTGGGATTAAAGTGCCAAAGTGACGGAATTTGTAATTCATAACGTAGTCACCTAAACTATTAAAAATACtcctatgtaaagttgaaaattatttattaactatAGGGGGGGTTGTgcatatattttgaaaattataaggGGGTTATTTTGATCACTTcaaccattttaatttttaaacaagaGTACTTTCGACATTTTCATAAGTTCCATTACGAATGATCATGTCTgccactttgacactttaatttaAATCATGAGGaagttatgtatagtttttaaaatcaTAGAGGAGTTATGTACAAAAACACTAAATCACAggaggtaaagtgtaattttgccctttttttttaatcattcaGAAAAAAAGATCCTCCTGAGCACGTATGTGATGGAACACGGCAGTATAAGTCTTCATCACTTCATTAATCGTTAAATGCTCCATTAGTCACAAATAAGTTTTAGATTGAGACAGTGGTAGGGTTAAAAAAAGTTTGACACCACGCCTCACAAGTCGAGTTCATTCAATTTAAGTCgattaatataatttttataatttttagtgTTACCTTATATAATTTGGatgtaaatttgaatttatcaaTTCATATAATTAAATTACTGTAAAATTCACGATTATACTAAAATTATATGAATTTATACCAAACACAATGAAAATTACACGAATCAGTTTGAATTGAATGGAAATCAAGTTATGAGGTCGATCTGGATCCAAAAAGTTCACTCGAATGGTGAAGGTATAGGCTCTTAGAAGAATACGTAATAATAATTGGCAAGGCATGGAAGAATTGTATGCCATATCATACGAGATGTTCTTGATTTATAGAAATTTGCCTGTCCTTGTATAGTAACTTTGCAATATTATAAAACTGGCGGCGTGATTTGCACTCTTCTAGATTCTTACAATTTAAGGACATACTCAATTATTACTAACTACAATTGAAAATGAGGCAGAGTTTAGAACATAATACTGAGCTTTATCATTTAAAACCCTTATGCTTTAAaggcaaaaaaagaaagaaattgaaaatgacTGGAGCAAGTTATTGTAACCATATTCAGGGACAGCTAATGGACACACTTAACAACATATCTAGCGTCCAAATCTGTTTATTGGAATATTAAACAacactttcttttccatttccgTGAAGAAAATGCTGTGTTGTGTTGACATCCCAACGAGCGGAAATTTGAAGAATCTCTTCCTTTTCTGGTGGAGGCGGTAAATAAAGGTCTGAAATTTGAGAATCGAGATCCGGAGGAATGCATATGGCTTTCTTGATATCGTTAAGTAGTTCTTCCTCGGAGTCAAATAGGTTGGTGGAGTTGAAAAACATATGAAAGACTTTCATGCAGGATAGATGGAAATGTTTGCATGATTTAGGCATTTCCTCCGGCCCATCATCCATGAGAACGATTTCAAGGAATTCTTTAGTCTTCTCCTCCAAAATACCTTTCACATATGCAATGGAGCCATCAATTTTCGCGTTTGGGTTTTCGTCCAAGTGGAGCAAGACCATGttcatttttccatctttttgcTCCTTCTGCTCAGATAGTACAACAAAGACTTACTGTTTTATCCCATTCTAAAATAAACCaagtacccaaaaaaaaaaaaaaaaaaagagagacagAGAGACAGAGAGAAAGTTTCGTAATTAATTACTTGATAGCTTTGAGTGTCATTCAACAATCGGGCAGCGGACATGAACAATTTCGTGATCTTCCCATAATTGTCAGGCTTGAGCTTTTCGATTGGATAATCTTGGCTTAAGAAACAACAAGCTGGAAGAATGATCGTATGTGCTCCAATGGATATCATGCCAATGTCCAGATATTCGTCAAGGGATGCTCGGTACCCGGTGTCACTCCATGTTCTTTCCACCATCCATGAACCGAATGTTTCTTGCCACTATATGTGAGTGAATGGAACGTGATTTATGTCGTTATATGTTTGCCATGAGTGAAGATTTTTTGATAATTACCAAAATAATTCTGGTGCATTTctaggaaacaaaaaagagaagaaTGTTTGTAGAAATTAATTAAGCCTTACGATATCTCTAATCCCCTTCAAGAATTTGCTTCCTTCTCGTTGATGATTGTACTTTCTTGAGATGTCCATGACCAGGTCACAAAGGGCATCAAAGATAATCTTACTATGGCCGGTGAGATCTTCACCATTCCATCTGCGAGGATTTAGGCAGCATCTGCATGAGCTAAGAGCCCAAAAAATGGATTTTTCGGCTATGCATCCCTGAACTTTATAGAGAATCTCAAATTGAACCCTGAACTTCAATTTGataactgttttttttttttctttttattgtttgCCTTACATTAGTCCAATAGTTAGAGGGGCTAAAAAGCCTCAATTTATATTGATACTCATATTTTGCTATAAACTTCAATCTTGAGACACTTTATACCCTAaactattttttaatttattgtttCACACTTTGGTTGCATTTTGTGTTTCCAAATGACTGTACATCTAAATTATCATCAAATGTTTGTAGAATATTAGGATTTTTGAAAGAGAATTCTCTCGActataaaaaatagaaaagaaaaattgctcACTTTCTCTCAACtaaattgttgatttttttttttcaaaaaaaaattaacaacatTAACGACGAGACTGAAATGGAATAAGTGAAACAATTTAGTGTGCAAAAAGATTGTAAAGAAAAATTTGGGGTGCAGCGTTGGaatcaattaaaattttaaaggTACACACTCGAACTAATAAAGCACGAGACCGTCTAGTTTTTTAAACATCCTTAACTATAGCAAAATGcaagttaaaattattataGTTAATGAAAATGAGGTGATATGATATGAATGAGTTGATGATCAGATAGATATCTTGTACATCTTATAATCTAAAGTTTCAATTGAAGGAAGATATAATCTAAGAAATTAGTATAACTGATTTGATAATGAAATAACTAGAAAACATTGAGTGGCCTTGTCTGCGCGTAAagaagaaattttaaaatgcATGATATACCGTTGAATGGCCttagtcaaaatttttaacTCCCTTGTGGAACCTTCCACGTCGTAAAAGTCATCAGCAACTGTAATGAGAATGGCAATCTTTGCAACAATTAACCTAACAACGGAATCACGAGGCAGGCAACTGCTGGCAGCAACAGCGAAATAGCAGTAAGCAGTTTTCTCTCGTCCAAACCCAATTTCCCTCAGACCGGATTCCTTGGACCATCTGCATTAATTAGTCCGTAGGCAGCAACAGATGAGATCAAGTATTCATTCATTACTGTTTTGGAGTGATTAAGAATGTATAGAAATGTCTAATGAATTTCAGCTGTACCTTCTTAGTTGTTCTAGTTCCTCGGCATAGACCGACTGCCGAAGCTTGTAATTTTCATTAGCAAGTTGCACCAGCTTTTCATGTTGAAGATGGAATAACCTACAAGTGTTGGCAATGTTCAATGGGtcattgatttttcttttaattacgacaatgcaaaaaaaaatgaatcctATTCTTTCAATTTTTGTCTGTTATAGGCAGATTAAAATGATTTATGTTCTTGAAGCTATCACCGCAGAGAAGCTGTTTTCTTAGCGAAGCTACttcgttttctttttttcgcGTTTCATTAATGGGACTCTCTCTTGATTATAAAGCTTTTGTAATAGAGTACTACGCGCATCAGCACACTATGCTAAATCAATTTGTAAAACAACTGGCGCTGGATGATTTTCAGCAATTTTAGTAGTAAAATTtactctgtttttttttttagaaagaaaatgaTTTGTATTGCTTAATTATACCTGTAGAAGGATGCCTTGCCAATCCACAAGGGGCTGATTTTATTTTCTTCGATCCACATCCTCTGATCAAGTTGATCTAGCCGAGTAATCCATGGAAGAGTCAACTCATGCTTAATCTATTTCAAAAACATGAGACCAAGTCAAGTTTTGCCTAGTAATTAAGAAATGGCAATCAGAATCATTTTAATTAATCAATATAGTATTAATTTACTAAAATGGTCTAAGTATCTGACAAATTCACAAATTGAGCACGTGGAACTTGAGCATTGAATATTAGTCCATTGCACTTCATTCTCAATTCAATTTCAGCGAATAGTTCACAAAAGTGGATAAGTCACACACGCGCAAGCATTCTTGTCTTCTTGGCATTGAGGTTTCATTTTCCATGATTAATTGCAATACTTATGATCCCTTCCACTTTATCATTCAATCTAACCCTCTCCCATGATTAATTACACTTCTAAGTTTTATATTAATTGTGGTATAATTAAAGcactaattatatataaaaaatcaTCATAAGCTGCTGAAAAAAATGCACGGGTGACCTGCTCTGGCGTAAGAATTATATATCCTTCCGTTCTTTTCTAAATCTTTCccttacaaaacaaaaaattttttttaatgaattatCGGTTAGAAACAAGACGTGGACTTACTAGTTTATGTAGACCGGGGAAAATAACAAGATCATCGTCCTTACAGCTGAAACTGATCGATTTCTCCAGCAATTTCCTAGAAAATGCGCGTGCCTCCTCGAGTTCATATTCCCTCCTGAACATAACGTCCGTTGCTCTatagacattatataatacGCTAGTAAGTTGTTCACAATTTTGTTCTATATACTCGAGGGTATCAGCATGCTGAAGGAACCAACAAAAGCAACCTGCAATAGGAAATAAGCAGgtatttattcctttttttaggTACTATTTCCTTTATTTAAATAGGAAGACAACAGAGATttgattaattaattaattaattttaacGGCGTACTTGGCTTAACATCATGGCCTTGCATCCTAAGAAGCCGAAAAGCCAGCGCGTCCTTGTATAGTTTTGCAGCCACAAGACGCCTGTTGGTTGGCTCAAAGTCTTGTTTCCTGAGGTTCCTGGAAATTTTCCATGAGAGGATCAAATTCGATCGATCATAACTTAGAAAATGCTCAAATATATGGTTTagccttgaaaaaaaaaaattaattgtacATGGTTATTACTTGTAAACTAGCTTTAGGATGTCTTCAATCTCCTCTTCGAAGTGCTCAGCCAATCCTAATCTTTGTACATGATCAACCAAGCACAGCTTTATCAATTCTTCGTCCAGGGGATACTCAGCGGGCACTGCTAAAGAAAATGTTAATAGCAGTTTGATTAGAGGTTTTACTTAGACTTCTTGATACTATCAATATATACATAACATACACATCATTGAGATATAGGGATCAGTTTCAAAATAGAATTATCAACCTCCATTAGGACATTTTTGAACGAGGAACTCAAGGTATTCCAAGCATTTCGAACTTCCAGTTCTCAAGTATGCGCTAGCTGTGGCTGCTGGTGACTGGAAAATTGAGCCATCTCCACTTACGTGCTTCATTATGTTTTGTTCATCAACATGATACGTAGGGGGCAAGCTCTCTAGATACCATAGCAGCGATGGAATTTTTTGCTGTGAGTAATCTACAGGGTTCTCCATGCAAGTcctaaaaatcaattacaagtCATGAGTATTGCAAAATTAAGTTCCCTTTACGTTGCATTTTTTGTGCTTTCTTCCCTTTAAATACTACAGTAGCATTTTCTTAAAAAGTCTTTGTGCATGACGAAGAGGTGATTTGGAGATCGTTTGGAAACTTTCCCAAAACTGCAAACCAAAGGTGTCTAAGCTATTTGTTATCCTGTAGAAGATTTAGGTAAATTAATGACGAATTTATGTGCGTTGTTAATGACGTATTCATAAGCTAGAAAAACAACACAAAAAAATTGAAGCATCACATTTTCAGAATTTGTTGCCTCTGATGGAAAAGGTCGGATAACACCCTCTTGGATCGTTGGGAGAAAACAAGATCAAGACCAGCTGCTTGAGCCAGTTCAGTCATTGCTGGGAGAACAATGGCAAACCACCGTGGAAGATGATGACGGTGTTGTTCGAGAATTACCTCAGCGGTGGTATGAATGAATGCTAACCCTACAGCATGGAAGCAAGCAAATGGCATTTAACATATTGAAAAGCATCACATATCAAAAGTCATAGTATGGGACAAATACATTTTGGTATTGGTTGTGTGATTACCATGTTTTATACATGATTTagtgtatatttgtatataatTTTGTTGTACGCATAAACTTTATTTACAAAAACCAACATAATAATGAGGTATTAACCAGTTAAATAGCAAAATATCTACTTGCCTCTTGCTATGTTTTCTTCTCCGAGATTCCATGTTTTCAGGGCAACCATGGAAGCAAGAGTCGCTGGAAGAGTATCGATGGTAGGAAGGTCCTCTGCATAAGATTCTCCCCAGAACCCTCCTGCATTCTGGTTGTTGAGTACCCAATTCAGGCAACTCTCGAACTTTGGTTTGTCAACTTGTGTAGGGTCTGGAATCATGGTCAACCAGGCCGTGTCATAGGCAGATGGGGAAACCAAGTGGTGAATATCTTGATTCAAAAACATCTCTTTCTTGATCTCATAGACTAGAGATTCAACCGAAGAAAATGAGGTTTTCATGTTTTTGGATGCTGGAGACAGATGGGAGAAGGATACGAGGAGCAAAACTTTTGGAATGCAAGTTATTGGTGAGTGCAATCATGATGCTCCCGAAGAAAGCTATTTATAGAGGACACGAAGCGGGAAAAAGCTCGCAATGGATTTTCCGTCCTACTTTCTACCTCGTGTTTTTGTCCAGCTCTTTGTTATATTATCATTTTTCcatcataaatattttattttaattcttcttttgtttcaatAGCTACTAACATggcagaaaaaaaaataaactggctaaataaaaatatataatagaaaCACAAAAAGTAcagcaaaaaattcataaaaaatttctatttttgtgatattttgttttgatgatttattaaattttattttttaccttGTTTGCAattagaattgaagaaaataaaaaagaattatcaTAGAATATTTGTGAAGGAAAATGATGATACAATAAAATATGAGACAATGAGCAAGATAGGAAGTTGGATAGAAGATGcattaaaaaaaaggataattttttatataccGTCAATGTAAAAATTTATACAAATAGATTGAGATCATGCTACAtaatatgaatttaaatttaaaattcaaataatacATATGTGATATATATCCAAGACTGCTAATATAAAAAATATCACAtaatatgaatttaaatttaaaatttaaataatacatatataatatacatcCAAATTTATTAGTATAACAAAAATTACTATACtgttaatacataaaaagtttACTAGCTTGTCAACGAGAATCTTGCAGGAGGCCCATCTAGCAAAAATATGTGGCTGTCCTTGATTTAGTACCAGCCGATGAACCtccttagaaaaattttctaacttGTAAACGAGAATCTCGCAAGAGGCACAGCTGGAAAAATATGTGGCTGTCCTTCGTACCAACGGATAAACCTCACAGCAATATTCCCGCGAGGCGCGAAGCGAACCGACCCATGGGAGAAGCTTATGCCTTATTGCGGTTGCTCCAACAACCAAAGAATCGGCCCAGGGAAAACCGtccaaaatactaaaatagACGTGGGTCCCGGGCAAAATAGCCTGTCATCAAGTTTATCTCACTAGAGTTCCTTTTGtcccaaaaggaaaaaaaaagattaatatCATTTGTCAAAAGTTCACACTGATATAAACTTATGGCTGATTttactttccttttttattGTAAGGGGTAGCTGATTCTACTttgaacctctaaaatgtcgaGCATTACAAGTTTGTAACGTGGACCTTTTCAGTAATACTTAAACTTGCATTTCTTCTTGCGCTGACCTAATTTGTAGTTTGCTGCGAGGATAAAAAGTAGATTGTGCAATTGAGCATTATTTGATCATGGCAAGATAATTAAGGTGAGTTAtaattgagaatataaaaaggtgaattatttgaatagagtattatttgataATGGAGTCAGTGCCAACATTCATTGCAAAATTTGTGATAGAGGAGTTTGTGCCATAGGAGTCTGTGCAAAATTATTACTCGGctggattttgtgtttgttTAAACAAATATTGTAATTTGATTTAT contains:
- the LOC113761824 gene encoding (E,E)-geranyllinalool synthase-like isoform X1 is translated as MKTSFSSVESLVYEIKKEMFLNQDIHHLVSPSAYDTAWLTMIPDPTQVDKPKFESCLNWVLNNQNAGGFWGESYAEDLPTIDTLPATLASMVALKTWNLGEENIARGLAFIHTTAEVILEQHRHHLPRWFAIVLPAMTELAQAAGLDLVFSQRSKRVLSDLFHQRQQILKMTCMENPVDYSQQKIPSLLWYLESLPPTYHVDEQNIMKHVSGDGSIFQSPAATASAYLRTGSSKCLEYLEFLVQKCPNGAVPAEYPLDEELIKLCLVDHVQRLGLAEHFEEEIEDILKLVYKNLRKQDFEPTNRRLVAAKLYKDALAFRLLRMQGHDVKPSCFCWFLQHADTLEYIEQNCEQLTSVLYNVYRATDVMFRREYELEEARAFSRKLLEKSISFSCKDDDLVIFPGLHKLIKHELTLPWITRLDQLDQRMWIEENKISPLWIGKASFYRLFHLQHEKLVQLANENYKLRQSVYAEELEQLRRWSKESGLREIGFGREKTAYCYFAVAASSCLPRDSVVRLIVAKIAILITVADDFYDVEGSTRELKILTKAIQRWNGEDLTGHSKIIFDALCDLVMDISRKYNHQREGSKFLKGIRDIWQETFGSWMVERTWSDTGYRASLDEYLDIGMISIGAHTIILPACCFLSQDYPIEKLKPDNYGKITKLFMSAARLLNDTQSYQKEQKDGKMNMVLLHLDENPNAKIDGSIAYVKGILEEKTKEFLEIVLMDDGPEEMPKSCKHFHLSCMKVFHMFFNSTNLFDSEEELLNDIKKAICIPPDLDSQISDLYLPPPPEKEEILQISARWDVNTTQHFLHGNGKESVV
- the LOC113761824 gene encoding (E,E)-geranyllinalool synthase-like isoform X2 translates to MKTSFSSVESLVYEIKKEMFLNQDIHHLVSPSAYDTAWLTMIPDPTQVDKPKFESCLNWVLNNQNAGGFWGESYAEDLPTIDTLPATLASMVALKTWNLGEENIARGLAFIHTTAEVILEQHRHHLPRWFAIVLPAMTELAQAAGLDLVFSQRSKRVLSDLFHQRQQILKMTCMENPVDYSQQKIPSLLWYLESLPPTYHVDEQNIMKHVSGDGSIFQSPAATASAYLRTGSSKCLEYLEFLVQKCPNGVPAEYPLDEELIKLCLVDHVQRLGLAEHFEEEIEDILKLVYKNLRKQDFEPTNRRLVAAKLYKDALAFRLLRMQGHDVKPSCFCWFLQHADTLEYIEQNCEQLTSVLYNVYRATDVMFRREYELEEARAFSRKLLEKSISFSCKDDDLVIFPGLHKLIKHELTLPWITRLDQLDQRMWIEENKISPLWIGKASFYRLFHLQHEKLVQLANENYKLRQSVYAEELEQLRRWSKESGLREIGFGREKTAYCYFAVAASSCLPRDSVVRLIVAKIAILITVADDFYDVEGSTRELKILTKAIQRWNGEDLTGHSKIIFDALCDLVMDISRKYNHQREGSKFLKGIRDIWQETFGSWMVERTWSDTGYRASLDEYLDIGMISIGAHTIILPACCFLSQDYPIEKLKPDNYGKITKLFMSAARLLNDTQSYQKEQKDGKMNMVLLHLDENPNAKIDGSIAYVKGILEEKTKEFLEIVLMDDGPEEMPKSCKHFHLSCMKVFHMFFNSTNLFDSEEELLNDIKKAICIPPDLDSQISDLYLPPPPEKEEILQISARWDVNTTQHFLHGNGKESVV